From the genome of Nocardia sp. NBC_01503, one region includes:
- a CDS encoding N-acetylglucosamine-6-phosphate deacetylase — MSRSRSRTRRSAEVQGETRVAGPDFGVDAGVHIRGRIFSPSHVVEDGVVSVLGERIIAVRTNEQWTVTHPGSGELPFEGMLLPGLVDIHVHGGAGHRFDTVDQADAAGAAAYHRSRGSTTVLAGIVTAEPEDMVAQVAALRELADDGVIGGIYAEGPFLSETRCGAQDPRYLTDPDPKFTRRLIEAAGGHLRIMALAPERDGFETVARLLVDHGVTVSLGHTDAEFGVFRDAMRPIGFASSVTHLANGMRPMHHRAAGPVAAAVAAAARGHATVELIGDGVHVDSGFGALVFAAAPERVALITDAMAAAGMPDGDYRLGPQEVRVSGGVARVASGSIAGGTSHLLRCLTWAVRECDVSLADSVRAATMTPAATAGLADIGDIRPGGCADLIAVDDDFGLRRVLHRGKWLS; from the coding sequence ATGAGCCGGTCGAGGAGCCGCACGCGTCGTAGCGCCGAAGTCCAGGGCGAGACGCGCGTCGCCGGGCCGGATTTCGGGGTCGACGCGGGAGTGCATATTCGCGGGCGGATCTTCTCGCCCAGCCATGTCGTCGAGGACGGGGTGGTCTCGGTCCTGGGGGAGCGGATCATCGCCGTGCGCACGAATGAGCAATGGACGGTGACACATCCGGGTTCGGGGGAGCTGCCGTTCGAGGGGATGCTGCTGCCGGGGCTGGTGGATATCCACGTGCACGGCGGGGCCGGACATCGATTCGACACGGTGGATCAGGCCGATGCCGCCGGCGCGGCGGCGTATCACCGGTCGCGGGGGAGCACCACCGTGCTCGCCGGAATCGTCACCGCCGAACCCGAGGATATGGTGGCGCAGGTCGCCGCGCTGCGGGAGCTCGCCGATGACGGGGTGATCGGCGGGATCTACGCCGAAGGCCCCTTTCTCTCCGAGACCCGCTGCGGTGCACAGGATCCGCGCTATCTCACCGATCCGGATCCGAAGTTCACCCGGCGCTTGATCGAGGCGGCGGGCGGGCATCTGCGGATTATGGCCCTGGCGCCCGAAAGGGACGGCTTCGAGACCGTGGCCCGGTTGCTGGTCGATCACGGTGTGACCGTCTCGCTCGGTCACACCGATGCGGAGTTCGGCGTGTTCCGGGATGCCATGCGGCCCATCGGTTTCGCGAGTTCGGTCACTCATCTGGCCAATGGCATGCGGCCGATGCATCATCGCGCCGCGGGGCCGGTCGCCGCCGCGGTCGCCGCTGCCGCGCGCGGGCACGCCACGGTGGAGCTCATCGGTGATGGCGTTCACGTCGACTCCGGTTTCGGGGCACTGGTTTTCGCCGCCGCACCCGAGCGGGTCGCCCTCATCACCGATGCCATGGCCGCCGCCGGAATGCCCGACGGCGATTATCGTCTCGGCCCACAGGAGGTGCGGGTCTCCGGTGGGGTCGCACGGGTGGCGAGCGGATCCATCGCCGGTGGCACCTCGCACCTGCTGCGATGTCTGACCTGGGCGGTCCGCGAATGCGATGTGTCCCTGGCGGATTCGGTCCGCGCGGCCACCATGACACCGGCCGCCACCGCCGGACTCGCCGATATCGGGGATATTCGACCCGGCGGCTGTGCCGACCTGATCGCCGTCGATGACGACTTCGGACTACGGCGCGTATTGCATCGCGGGAAGTGGCTGTCTTGA